A portion of the Rhodococcus pseudokoreensis genome contains these proteins:
- the ilvD gene encoding dihydroxy-acid dehydratase, whose protein sequence is MNTPDPKPRSRDVTDGLEKTAARGMLRAVGMGDDDWGKSQIGVASSWNEITPCNLSLDRLAKAVKDGVHAAGGYPLEFGTISVSDGISMGHEGMHFSLVSREVIADSVETVMQAERLDGSVLLAGCDKSLPGMLMAAARLDLSSVFLYAGSILPGIAKLSDGTELDVTIIDAFEAVGACSRGLMSREDVDAIERAICPGEGACGGMYTANTMASAAEALGMSLPGSASPPATDRRRDGFARRSGEAVVELLRRGITARDILTKEAFENAIAVVMAFGGSTNAVLHLLAIASEAEVELTLEDFSRVGARVPHLADVKPFGKHVMKDVDHIGGVPVIMKALLDAGMLHGDCLTVTGRTMAENLADIAPPDPDGKVLRAMSTPIHPTGGITILKGSLAPGGAVVKSAGFDSDVFTGTARVFERERAAMDALEDGTITGGDVVVIRYEGPKGGPGMREMLAITGAIKGAGLGKDVLLLTDGRFSGGTTGLCVGHVAPEAVDGGPIAFVRDGDQIRLDVGTGTLELLVDEKELSDRRNGWEPLPPRYTRGVLAKYTKLVGSASGGAVCG, encoded by the coding sequence ATGAATACCCCCGATCCGAAACCCCGCAGCCGCGACGTCACCGACGGACTGGAGAAGACCGCAGCACGCGGCATGCTCCGTGCGGTGGGAATGGGCGACGACGACTGGGGAAAATCCCAGATCGGCGTGGCGTCGTCGTGGAACGAGATCACCCCCTGCAACCTGTCGCTCGACCGGCTCGCGAAGGCCGTCAAGGACGGCGTCCACGCCGCGGGCGGGTATCCCCTCGAGTTCGGCACCATCTCCGTGTCCGACGGCATCTCGATGGGACACGAGGGCATGCACTTCTCCCTCGTGTCCCGTGAGGTGATCGCCGACAGTGTCGAAACGGTGATGCAGGCCGAACGCCTCGACGGGTCCGTGCTGCTCGCCGGGTGCGACAAGTCGCTGCCCGGCATGCTGATGGCCGCCGCCCGCCTCGATCTGTCGAGCGTGTTCCTCTACGCGGGGTCGATCCTGCCGGGCATCGCCAAACTGTCCGACGGCACCGAACTCGACGTCACCATCATCGACGCGTTCGAGGCGGTCGGCGCGTGTTCGCGCGGACTGATGAGCCGCGAGGACGTCGACGCCATCGAACGCGCCATCTGCCCAGGCGAGGGTGCGTGCGGCGGCATGTACACGGCGAACACGATGGCCAGTGCCGCCGAGGCGCTCGGCATGTCGCTGCCCGGCAGCGCGTCCCCTCCCGCCACCGACCGTCGTCGCGACGGATTCGCGCGGCGCAGTGGCGAGGCCGTCGTCGAACTGCTCCGCCGCGGCATCACTGCCAGGGACATCCTCACCAAGGAGGCGTTCGAGAACGCCATCGCCGTGGTCATGGCGTTCGGCGGGTCCACCAACGCCGTCCTGCATCTGCTGGCCATCGCCAGCGAAGCCGAAGTGGAACTGACGCTCGAGGACTTCTCCCGCGTCGGCGCCCGCGTCCCGCACCTCGCGGACGTCAAACCGTTCGGCAAGCACGTGATGAAGGACGTCGACCACATCGGCGGCGTCCCCGTCATCATGAAGGCCCTCCTCGACGCCGGCATGCTGCACGGCGACTGCCTGACCGTCACCGGCCGGACCATGGCAGAGAACCTGGCCGACATCGCGCCGCCCGACCCGGACGGCAAGGTGCTGCGCGCGATGAGTACGCCCATCCACCCGACCGGCGGCATCACGATCCTGAAGGGGTCCCTCGCCCCGGGCGGCGCGGTGGTGAAGTCCGCCGGGTTCGACTCCGACGTGTTCACCGGCACGGCACGCGTCTTCGAACGGGAGCGGGCCGCGATGGACGCCCTGGAGGACGGCACCATCACGGGCGGCGACGTCGTCGTCATCCGCTACGAGGGCCCCAAGGGCGGTCCCGGCATGCGCGAGATGCTCGCGATCACCGGCGCCATCAAGGGCGCCGGCCTCGGCAAGGACGTCCTGCTGCTCACCGACGGCCGATTCTCCGGCGGCACCACCGGCCTGTGCGTCGGGCACGTGGCACCGGAGGCCGTGGACGGCGGTCCGATCGCGTTCGTCCGCGACGGCGACCAGATCCGCCTGGACGTCGGAACGGGCACGCTGGAACTGCTCGTCGACGAGAAGGAACTCTCCGACCGCAGGAACGGGTGGGAACCGCTGCCCCCGCGCTACACCCGCGGAGTCCTGGCCAAGTACACGAAGCTCGTCGGTTCCGCCTCGGGCGGCGCCGTCTGCGGGTAG
- a CDS encoding S1 family peptidase codes for MLKRFAAVVAATAGILGFVAAGTATAAPAAVMGGGSGIVVNDELVCSLTTIGHDNAGRLVGLTAGHCGEVGSYVVPEASQDSGIVGEFVISNPALDYAVIQFDPAKVVPVNRVGGVTITRIGAPAGFPQVACKEGRTTGNTCGIVYGDLMQTGETWTQACVIEGDSGAPMVVGTTLVAMVNAYLAAPCIGPEIGTNLNSIVNDMNANAGPGAGFRPI; via the coding sequence ATGTTGAAACGATTCGCGGCGGTTGTTGCGGCGACAGCGGGAATTCTGGGATTCGTTGCGGCAGGGACCGCGACAGCAGCTCCGGCCGCCGTCATGGGGGGCGGTTCGGGGATCGTGGTGAACGACGAACTGGTCTGTTCGCTCACCACCATCGGACACGACAATGCGGGCAGGCTCGTCGGCCTGACGGCGGGCCACTGCGGTGAGGTCGGCTCGTACGTGGTGCCCGAGGCCAGTCAGGACAGCGGCATCGTCGGAGAGTTCGTCATCTCCAACCCCGCCCTCGACTACGCGGTGATCCAGTTCGATCCGGCGAAGGTCGTCCCCGTCAACCGGGTCGGCGGCGTCACCATCACCCGGATCGGCGCACCGGCCGGCTTCCCCCAGGTGGCGTGCAAGGAAGGCCGCACCACGGGAAACACGTGCGGCATCGTCTACGGCGACCTCATGCAGACGGGGGAGACGTGGACCCAGGCCTGCGTGATCGAAGGTGACTCGGGCGCACCGATGGTCGTCGGCACCACCCTCGTCGCCATGGTCAACGCCTACCTCGCGGCACCGTGCATCGGCCCGGAGATCGGCACCAACCTCAATTCGATCGTCAACGACATGAACGCGAACGCCGGTCCGGGCGCCGGGTTCCGGCCGATCTAG
- a CDS encoding TetR/AcrR family transcriptional regulator: protein MQMTEQDPRRQRSRARLLDAATTLLAKGGTDAVTIDAVTKLAKVARATLYRHFDNGTELVAAAFGRLIPPAPTVPAEGDLRDRLVELMVSQAKLIESAPMNVTAMCWLGMGPALDDYSSADAAQSDKPELRTLRQTIVAQYRAAFDQVFGTPEAAERLGKFDYDLALAQLLGPLVFTRLATLTPLGRAACEQIVDDFLAARAAQVEAGARPPALREIPPAQAL, encoded by the coding sequence GTGCAGATGACCGAGCAGGATCCCCGCAGGCAGCGCTCGCGCGCGCGACTTCTCGACGCCGCGACAACTCTCCTCGCGAAGGGCGGCACGGACGCCGTCACCATCGACGCCGTCACCAAACTGGCGAAGGTCGCTCGCGCCACGCTCTACCGGCATTTCGACAACGGCACCGAACTGGTGGCCGCGGCGTTCGGGCGGCTGATTCCGCCCGCCCCGACGGTGCCCGCCGAAGGCGACCTCCGGGACCGGCTGGTCGAGTTGATGGTCAGTCAGGCGAAACTCATCGAGAGTGCCCCCATGAACGTGACGGCGATGTGCTGGCTGGGCATGGGCCCCGCGCTGGACGACTACTCGAGCGCGGACGCCGCCCAATCGGACAAACCGGAACTGCGGACGCTCCGGCAGACGATCGTCGCGCAGTACCGGGCGGCGTTCGACCAGGTCTTCGGCACACCCGAGGCGGCGGAACGCCTCGGGAAATTCGACTACGACCTCGCCCTCGCCCAGCTCCTCGGACCGCTCGTCTTCACCCGGCTCGCCACCCTCACCCCGCTCGGACGCGCCGCGTGTGAGCAGATCGTCGACGACTTCCTCGCGGCACGCGCCGCCCAGGTCGAAGCCGGTGCCCGCCCGCCTGCGCTGCGCGAGATTCCCCCTGCTCAGGCATTATGA
- a CDS encoding MFS transporter: MSRVWLVWGVGVVAYIVAVLHRTSFGVSGLAASERFSISPSVLSSFVVLQIVVYAGMQIPAGVLLDRYGSRVMIAAGALIMASAQMVLALTESLPLAVAARVFVGIGDAMTFISVLRLVPQWFAPRRVPLMSQLTGIFGQIGQILSALPLMLLLNGPGWSFAYGSAASLGLLSFVLAVSVIRNAPPGLEVVAAPAGLREVGTQIRAVWRRHGTRLGFFTHMGTQFSMTTFALLWGVPYLRSAQGLSAAEAGSLLTLSVISAIVAGPIIGILSGRFPMRRSYLVLAIMISNAAMWTVVLALPGPAPIWLLALLVMVISVGGPGSMIGFDYARMFNPSTSMGTAQGMVNIGGFLASLLVIQAMGLILDAMGGYSFDSFRVAWLVQYPVWIVAITGVLVTRGKTRKQMGLVLRPIRQVWRERGDRPKG; the protein is encoded by the coding sequence ATGAGCAGAGTGTGGTTGGTGTGGGGCGTCGGGGTTGTCGCATATATCGTCGCCGTCCTGCATCGAACCTCGTTCGGTGTGTCGGGGCTCGCGGCGTCGGAGCGATTCTCGATCAGTCCGAGTGTGCTGTCGAGTTTCGTCGTACTCCAGATCGTGGTGTACGCGGGGATGCAGATCCCGGCCGGTGTGCTCCTCGACCGGTACGGGTCGCGGGTCATGATCGCCGCCGGCGCGCTCATCATGGCGTCGGCGCAGATGGTGCTTGCGCTCACCGAATCGCTGCCGCTGGCCGTCGCCGCGCGCGTGTTCGTCGGCATCGGCGACGCGATGACGTTCATCTCCGTGCTGCGCCTGGTGCCGCAATGGTTCGCGCCGCGGCGGGTCCCGCTCATGTCTCAGCTGACGGGCATCTTCGGTCAGATCGGTCAGATCCTGTCGGCGCTGCCGTTGATGCTGCTGCTGAACGGGCCGGGCTGGAGTTTCGCGTACGGCAGTGCGGCGTCGCTCGGGTTGCTGTCCTTCGTGCTGGCCGTGTCCGTCATCCGCAACGCCCCGCCCGGTCTCGAGGTGGTGGCCGCACCTGCCGGACTGCGGGAGGTGGGGACGCAGATCCGTGCGGTGTGGCGGCGGCACGGCACCCGGCTGGGCTTCTTCACCCACATGGGCACGCAGTTCTCGATGACGACGTTCGCCCTGCTGTGGGGTGTGCCGTATCTGAGGTCGGCGCAGGGATTGTCGGCGGCCGAGGCCGGTTCGCTGCTCACGCTGTCGGTGATCTCGGCGATCGTGGCCGGGCCGATCATCGGCATCCTCAGCGGCCGGTTCCCGATGCGCCGCTCGTATCTGGTGCTGGCGATCATGATCAGCAACGCGGCGATGTGGACCGTCGTGCTGGCACTGCCCGGTCCGGCGCCGATCTGGTTGCTGGCGCTTCTGGTGATGGTGATCTCGGTGGGCGGCCCCGGTTCGATGATCGGCTTCGACTACGCCCGCATGTTCAACCCCAGCACCAGCATGGGAACCGCGCAGGGAATGGTCAACATCGGCGGCTTCCTGGCGTCGTTGCTGGTCATCCAGGCGATGGGGCTCATCCTCGACGCGATGGGCGGGTACTCGTTCGACAGTTTCCGGGTGGCCTGGCTCGTGCAGTACCCCGTGTGGATCGTGGCGATCACCGGGGTTCTGGTGACGCGGGGGAAGACGCGGAAGCAGATGGGGCTGGTGCTGCGGCCGATCCGGCAAGTGTGGCGGGAGCGGGGCGATCGCCCGAAGGGCTAG
- a CDS encoding MFS transporter → MLTVSCCAVALVVAAMAALNTALPDLARDTGATQSQLTWIVDGYTLTLAALLLPAGALGDRYGRRGLLMIGLLIFGASTAIPLVNDAPEWIIGSRAMAGVGAALVMPATLSLLTAGFPPAHRGRAVGIWSGVAGSGAIAGLLVSGFLLEKWSWHAIFIGLTVVSALIFVTGFTISSSRETERPPLDLPGTGLIAAAVGLFVLGTIEAPQRGWLDPVVLGLLVGGLACAAAFALVELRRKHPLLDVRLFANRAFGSGSMSLLLQFLASLGLFFLLVQYLQLVLDYSPLQSALALAPLAVPVVAMSAVMPMLVPHVGLRPLLASGSALLGLGILLLVRLDAHSSYAAVCAPLIVAAFGIGLCTAPATSAIVQNTPDEKQGVASAVNDTAREIGSAIGVALAGSVLAAGYGRHVQPAVDAVPEAAKEPVSSSLAAALQVADVAGPQGEQLATFARDSFLKGFDEASIVLACVLFGASLLLAVWAPGRKGSVPKAESPQELAEID, encoded by the coding sequence ATGCTCACGGTCTCGTGCTGCGCGGTCGCCCTCGTCGTCGCGGCGATGGCGGCCCTCAACACCGCGCTCCCCGACCTCGCCCGCGACACGGGTGCGACGCAGAGTCAGCTGACATGGATCGTCGACGGCTACACCCTGACGCTGGCCGCCCTGCTGCTTCCGGCGGGCGCGCTCGGCGACCGGTACGGCAGGCGCGGGCTGCTCATGATCGGACTGCTGATCTTCGGCGCCTCCACCGCGATCCCCCTCGTCAACGACGCACCCGAGTGGATCATCGGTTCGCGGGCGATGGCCGGTGTCGGCGCCGCCCTCGTCATGCCCGCCACGCTGTCGCTGCTCACCGCGGGTTTCCCCCCGGCACACCGGGGCCGGGCCGTGGGCATCTGGTCGGGTGTCGCCGGTTCCGGTGCGATCGCCGGCCTGCTGGTCTCCGGATTCCTGCTCGAGAAGTGGTCGTGGCACGCCATCTTCATCGGCCTCACCGTGGTGTCCGCGCTGATCTTCGTCACGGGATTCACCATCTCGTCGTCCCGCGAGACGGAGCGCCCACCGCTGGACCTTCCCGGCACCGGGCTGATCGCCGCCGCGGTCGGCCTGTTCGTCCTGGGAACCATCGAGGCGCCGCAACGCGGCTGGCTGGATCCCGTCGTGCTCGGACTGCTCGTCGGCGGACTCGCCTGCGCCGCCGCGTTCGCCCTCGTGGAACTTCGCAGAAAGCACCCCCTGCTCGACGTCCGGCTGTTCGCCAACCGCGCGTTCGGCTCGGGGTCGATGTCGCTCCTCCTGCAGTTCCTCGCCTCACTGGGCCTGTTCTTCCTGCTCGTCCAGTACCTGCAACTGGTGCTGGACTACTCCCCGTTGCAGTCGGCGCTCGCGCTCGCTCCCCTCGCCGTGCCGGTGGTGGCGATGTCCGCGGTCATGCCGATGCTCGTCCCGCACGTCGGGCTGCGACCGCTGCTCGCGTCCGGCTCTGCACTGCTCGGCCTGGGCATTCTCCTGCTGGTGCGGCTCGACGCGCATTCGAGTTACGCGGCGGTGTGCGCCCCGCTCATCGTGGCCGCGTTCGGTATCGGACTGTGCACGGCGCCCGCGACGTCGGCCATCGTGCAGAACACTCCCGACGAGAAGCAGGGTGTCGCGTCGGCCGTCAACGACACGGCGCGCGAGATCGGCTCGGCCATCGGGGTCGCGCTCGCGGGCAGCGTCCTGGCCGCGGGTTACGGCAGGCATGTGCAGCCCGCGGTCGACGCCGTTCCGGAGGCCGCGAAGGAGCCGGTGTCGAGTTCGCTGGCTGCGGCACTGCAGGTCGCCGATGTCGCGGGGCCGCAGGGTGAGCAACTTGCGACGTTCGCCCGGGATTCGTTCCTGAAGGGTTTCGACGAGGCGTCCATCGTGCTGGCCTGTGTGCTGTTCGGCGCATCGCTGCTGCTCGCGGTGTGGGCGCCCGGGCGGAAGGGGTCCGTACCGAAGGCCGAATCGCCGCAGGAACTGGCCGAGATCGACTGA
- a CDS encoding TIGR03086 family metal-binding protein, whose protein sequence is MAFDWFELARIAHREFGARVAAITDWSAPTPDREWDVTHLVRHVIEEQQWVPPLLAGKTVGEATPDIEPLHGDMRAEWQRYSDAAIRAWSSTDPQTHVHLSYGTVPLEPYLRQQIADVTIHAWDLAKATGSDDTLDPHLVAGVWSDLDGQREMLSESGLFADPVDVPGDAPLQDRLIALTGRDPRQRI, encoded by the coding sequence ATGGCCTTCGACTGGTTCGAACTCGCCCGCATCGCCCACCGCGAGTTCGGTGCACGGGTCGCCGCGATCACCGACTGGTCGGCGCCGACACCGGACCGCGAATGGGACGTCACCCACCTGGTGCGGCACGTCATCGAGGAACAGCAGTGGGTTCCCCCGCTGCTCGCCGGGAAGACGGTCGGCGAGGCGACCCCGGACATCGAACCGCTGCACGGCGACATGCGGGCCGAATGGCAGCGGTATTCCGACGCGGCCATCCGCGCATGGTCGTCGACCGACCCGCAGACGCACGTCCACCTGTCCTACGGCACGGTGCCGCTCGAGCCGTACCTGCGGCAGCAGATCGCCGACGTCACCATCCACGCCTGGGACCTCGCCAAGGCCACCGGATCCGACGACACGCTCGACCCGCACCTCGTCGCCGGCGTCTGGTCGGACCTCGACGGCCAACGCGAGATGCTGTCCGAGAGCGGGCTGTTCGCCGACCCCGTCGACGTCCCCGGCGACGCGCCGCTGCAGGACCGCCTGATCGCCCTGACCGGTCGCGATCCCCGGCAACGCATTTAA
- a CDS encoding aldo/keto reductase: MTNIPTVQLSEGLTVSAQGYGAMSVAPVYGSVDPAEALATLHHAIDIGVTFIDTANVYGDGASEIAVGTVLKERRDEVQLATKFGLVGNIANGQRSINGKPEYVGQALDESLSRLGVDTVDLYYLHRVDPEVPIEDTVGAIAEQVKAGKVRHIGLSEATGDELRRASRVHPIAAIQSEWSIWSRDVEKHVVPAAAELGIGFVPYSPVGRGFLTGTYDPAVLGDRDLRRRFPRFGDDALPSNLKVLDVVREVAAELGATPAQVSLAWLDAKGREFGLPSVSIPGTRFAARVTENAGAVALTLTEGQIARLDLLADLTVGERTADPTWVSLGRE; this comes from the coding sequence ATGACCAACATCCCCACCGTGCAGTTGTCCGAAGGCCTCACCGTCAGCGCGCAGGGCTACGGCGCCATGTCCGTCGCCCCCGTGTACGGGTCCGTCGATCCCGCGGAGGCGCTCGCGACCCTCCACCACGCCATCGACATCGGCGTGACGTTCATCGACACTGCCAACGTGTACGGCGACGGCGCGAGCGAGATCGCGGTGGGCACGGTGCTGAAGGAACGCCGCGACGAGGTGCAGCTGGCCACCAAGTTCGGTCTCGTCGGCAACATCGCGAACGGCCAGCGCAGCATCAACGGCAAACCCGAGTACGTGGGGCAGGCCCTCGACGAATCGCTGAGCCGCCTCGGTGTCGACACCGTCGACCTGTACTACCTGCACCGTGTCGACCCCGAGGTGCCCATCGAGGACACCGTCGGCGCGATCGCGGAACAGGTGAAGGCCGGGAAGGTCCGCCACATCGGACTGTCGGAGGCGACCGGCGACGAACTCCGCCGCGCGTCGCGGGTGCATCCCATCGCCGCGATCCAGAGCGAGTGGAGCATCTGGAGTCGGGACGTCGAGAAGCACGTGGTTCCCGCGGCGGCGGAGCTGGGCATCGGCTTCGTGCCGTACTCGCCCGTGGGCCGGGGCTTCCTCACCGGAACGTACGACCCGGCCGTGCTGGGCGACAGGGATCTGCGTCGCCGGTTCCCGCGTTTCGGGGACGACGCGCTCCCGTCCAACCTGAAGGTGCTCGACGTCGTCCGCGAGGTGGCCGCCGAACTCGGCGCGACGCCCGCGCAGGTGTCGCTGGCGTGGCTGGACGCGAAGGGCCGCGAGTTCGGGTTGCCGTCCGTGTCGATTCCCGGCACCCGGTTCGCGGCCCGTGTGACGGAAAACGCAGGTGCGGTCGCGCTCACCCTGACCGAGGGGCAGATCGCCCGCCTGGACCTGCTCGCGGACCTCACCGTCGGCGAGCGCACGGCCGACCCGACGTGGGTGTCGCTGGGCCGCGAGTGA
- a CDS encoding adenylate/guanylate cyclase domain-containing protein, whose translation MTSEAPENGDQTATPTEISPTLLRDVQADLEESLLGGPRRYTRAEIADVAGVSVERADRLWVSMGFAVDIDPDSVMFTEGDAAALRTIASLVDRGIISPEREVAAARALGQSLSRLAEWQVSLISTHIVDQLADSAGSDEQAIREQVRGLTAEILPAVESLQAYVWRRHVASTTGRNVGNPGEEVASRTLVVGFADIVGYTSLTRQLGARDLADLLERFESASTTVIGGHQGWVVKTVGDEVMFAVESPADAAEIALQLQERVLPDESDPELRVGLAMGPVLVRFGDLYGSVVNTAARLTGSARPGTVLIDEELAHELDGAPDYYLKQLRPRRVRGIRRLEQFVLRRNRDA comes from the coding sequence GTGACCTCGGAAGCACCGGAGAACGGCGACCAGACGGCAACGCCGACGGAGATCTCACCGACCCTGCTACGCGACGTTCAGGCCGATCTCGAGGAGTCGCTCCTCGGCGGGCCCCGCCGGTACACGCGGGCCGAGATCGCCGATGTCGCGGGCGTATCGGTCGAGCGGGCGGACCGTCTGTGGGTGTCGATGGGGTTCGCGGTCGATATCGACCCCGACAGCGTCATGTTCACCGAGGGGGACGCCGCCGCGCTGCGGACCATCGCGTCGCTCGTCGACCGGGGGATCATCTCGCCGGAACGCGAAGTGGCGGCGGCCCGCGCTCTGGGTCAGTCGTTGTCGCGGCTCGCCGAATGGCAGGTGTCGCTGATCAGCACGCACATCGTCGATCAACTCGCGGATTCGGCGGGCAGCGACGAGCAGGCGATCCGGGAGCAGGTGCGGGGGCTGACCGCCGAGATCCTTCCGGCGGTCGAATCGCTGCAGGCGTACGTGTGGCGCAGGCACGTCGCCTCGACCACGGGCCGCAACGTGGGCAATCCCGGTGAGGAGGTCGCGAGCCGGACCCTGGTGGTCGGGTTCGCGGACATCGTCGGGTACACGTCGCTGACGCGGCAACTCGGTGCCCGGGATCTCGCGGACCTGCTGGAACGCTTCGAGTCTGCCTCGACGACGGTGATCGGCGGGCATCAGGGGTGGGTGGTGAAAACGGTCGGCGACGAGGTGATGTTCGCCGTCGAATCGCCGGCCGATGCGGCGGAGATCGCCCTGCAACTCCAGGAGCGGGTCCTGCCGGACGAGTCGGACCCCGAACTGCGGGTCGGTCTCGCGATGGGTCCGGTTCTCGTCCGGTTCGGCGACCTCTACGGTTCCGTCGTCAACACCGCGGCGAGACTCACCGGTTCGGCGCGTCCCGGCACGGTGCTGATCGACGAGGAACTCGCCCACGAACTCGACGGCGCTCCCGATTACTACCTCAAACAGCTACGCCCACGACGCGTTCGAGGAATACGCAGGCTCGAGCAGTTCGTGCTGCGCCGGAACCGGGACGCCTGA
- a CDS encoding DUF6319 family protein, whose product MPPRRRSGAAAPDHLTAENLETLAAAIAEGKRATVYLREAMPSLGLEAGASAKVISVQGNTVQIRPKGVDDELPFEAEELLMRRIPAAKSAPAAASAPAAPVVHQEIEPGPPPAPKASAAKTVAVPQPTAAAVPKPAAAPAKRTAKKVPAGVSVTIHAGADNDWSVTVAHGAKRPGKAVPVSPDAVERAVRELGEETAIEAVESIIVAARNLAAARVDELSRQLEDARKALEALGAGE is encoded by the coding sequence ATGCCGCCCCGTAGACGTTCCGGCGCCGCCGCACCGGATCACCTGACCGCGGAGAATCTCGAGACCCTCGCTGCCGCGATCGCGGAAGGCAAGCGGGCCACCGTGTATCTGCGCGAGGCCATGCCCAGCCTCGGGCTCGAGGCCGGAGCCTCGGCGAAAGTCATCTCCGTGCAAGGCAATACGGTCCAGATTCGCCCCAAGGGTGTCGACGACGAGCTCCCCTTCGAAGCCGAGGAGCTTCTGATGAGACGAATTCCGGCGGCCAAGTCGGCGCCCGCCGCCGCGTCCGCCCCCGCCGCGCCGGTCGTGCACCAGGAGATCGAACCGGGTCCGCCGCCCGCTCCCAAGGCGTCCGCCGCGAAGACCGTCGCGGTCCCGCAGCCGACCGCCGCCGCGGTCCCGAAACCCGCCGCGGCACCAGCCAAACGCACCGCCAAGAAGGTGCCGGCCGGAGTCAGCGTCACCATCCACGCCGGCGCCGACAACGACTGGAGCGTCACCGTCGCGCACGGCGCCAAGCGTCCCGGCAAGGCTGTCCCGGTGTCGCCGGACGCCGTCGAGCGCGCGGTCCGGGAACTGGGCGAGGAGACGGCGATCGAGGCCGTCGAGTCGATCATCGTGGCGGCGCGCAACCTCGCCGCGGCGCGGGTGGACGAGCTGAGCCGGCAACTCGAGGACGCCCGGAAAGCGCTGGAGGCCCTCGGCGCGGGCGAGTAG
- a CDS encoding AurF N-oxygenase family protein — protein sequence MTASIVVSDREETAQRLLASSARKSYDPMVEVDWEAPIPDDKFGLTPEWSTLYGTALWDEMTDEQKIELTKHEAASVSSVGLWFEILLMQMLLRDVYGRDKHSRHVQFALTEVADECRHSVMFARAGERLNMPSYGPHPVIHKLGRIWGGFFRGANAYASVMAAEEILDMMQRDFMKDERVQPVTRTVSKIHVLEEARHIRFAREEVGRRIQGASWARLQIERLNTAAVVYFVMKSMIRKDVYENAGLDPKRAAAEAKSNQHYKDTVRTSGSKLMQFLDGVGLVGGPSKRLYKRVHLL from the coding sequence ATGACCGCATCGATCGTCGTCTCCGACCGCGAAGAGACCGCCCAGCGCTTGCTGGCGTCGTCGGCACGCAAGTCCTACGACCCGATGGTCGAGGTCGACTGGGAAGCACCGATCCCCGACGACAAGTTCGGTCTCACCCCCGAGTGGAGCACGCTGTACGGCACGGCCCTCTGGGACGAGATGACCGACGAGCAGAAGATCGAACTCACCAAGCACGAGGCCGCCAGCGTCTCCAGCGTGGGACTGTGGTTCGAGATCCTTCTCATGCAGATGCTGCTGCGCGACGTGTACGGCCGCGACAAGCACTCACGCCACGTGCAGTTCGCCCTCACCGAGGTCGCGGACGAGTGCCGCCACTCGGTGATGTTCGCCCGTGCAGGCGAACGCCTGAACATGCCGAGCTACGGCCCCCACCCGGTGATCCACAAGCTCGGGCGCATCTGGGGCGGCTTCTTCCGGGGAGCCAACGCGTACGCCAGCGTGATGGCCGCCGAGGAGATCCTCGACATGATGCAGCGCGACTTCATGAAGGACGAGCGCGTGCAGCCCGTCACCCGCACGGTGAGCAAGATCCACGTCCTCGAAGAGGCCCGCCACATCCGCTTCGCCCGCGAAGAGGTCGGGCGACGCATCCAGGGCGCCAGCTGGGCCCGCCTCCAGATCGAGCGCCTCAACACCGCCGCGGTCGTGTACTTCGTGATGAAGAGCATGATCCGCAAGGACGTCTACGAGAACGCCGGCCTCGACCCGAAGCGGGCCGCCGCCGAGGCCAAGAGCAACCAGCACTACAAGGACACCGTCCGGACGTCCGGTTCCAAGTTGATGCAGTTCCTCGATGGCGTCGGCCTCGTCGGCGGCCCGTCGAAGCGCCTCTACAAGAGGGTCCATCTCCTCTGA